gaagccacttcctgttttgattttcctcagggtttcgcctctaataccagttctgttatactcacagacaatattttgacagttttggaaactttagattgttttctatccaatactaataataatatgcatatattagcaactgagactgaggagctggccgtttacaatgggcaccttttcatccaagctactcaatactgcccctgcagccataaaaagttaagcaACCTCACTTATTAAACCCTCATATCCTCCGTTCCGTTTAACCTAGAGACTTGAAACGTTGTATGTAGGTGTCTTTCTTTATGCTGAACAAATTTGCCTCAAGGACCCATAAAGTCCGTCAGCATAGATTTTGTTCCATCTTGAACATTTTTGAAACTTAAGACCAAATTCGTCATGTAGGCTCATGGTACATCTCTTAACTTAGTTTGAGAAAAGCTAAGGGATTGGTTACAAGATGGCTGAGTTATTGATAATCAGATTTTACGTGTCcatgtaaatccacttcaaaatcgCCTATCAACTTAACTTTAGGGTCATCATGATGAACCATGTTATGTTTGGCATTGATATCTTCAAAAAATAATAAGGAAACTTAACAATTAACTTTTGACTCTTTAAAGCTAATCCTTAAAATAGTCATAAATCTCATGGACTAAAAGTCAGATTCACTCCAAATGTGGTCTCTCAAAATAGTCCCTAAAGAGTAAATAAACATTGCATTCAAAGATGGCCACACTATACCAGTAGATGCGTATATGCTAAAATAGGTTTAAAATACTTCAAAAATCTTCTTCTCATGAACCATAGGACCAAATTACACCAAATCTGGAAAGTAAGCCCATGGTACATGTCTTAAATTACTTTGAGAAAGACGAGGGGATTGGTCAAAATCGGATTATGTGTCCATTTAAACCAGTGTAAATATACTCCATAGTGGTCTAGCAACTTGAAATGTGTCATCGCTATCATGGACATCCCTACGATGAACCACACTGAATTTGGTTTTGATATCTCAAGTCATGTAATGCTAATGCACAAAATCATCTGCAGGCATATTCTCCTCATGAACCATACATCAGATTCACTCCAGATTTTGTATTTAGACATAAGGCTTTTAATAGTTGTTTTTTCTCTGCATTCAAATATGGCCACACTGTACTAAAAGATGCACATATGCTAATGATAAAAATTCTTGAAATCTTCTTCTCAATGCTTTCAGTGATTGCACATAAAGGAAGATAGCACTTTATTATGTAGGAACTTTCTTTGTTATCCAACTGATATTTTCTCCTTTATCATCCTGTGACCACGTTCATATTGCTGCTCGCAGCTATATTTGTGATTTCACATTTAAACTCTTCATGTTACGTGACTATTCTCTACAAATTGGATTCTCTACGATTTGTTTTTGATGGCTTTTTGCCCCCTTGAGAACCATTTGACCCTCCACTTAACTGTAGCGTGAGATGAAGCTTAAGTGTATTCTCATTTTATAGCAATGCATTTGCTCACTTTGGTGATGCTGTTTCCACACGTTTAGGACGTGGTTAAGAGTCTGAGAGAAGACCTAAAGGACAAGAGTGACATGATGCTGTCCCTCACAGGGATTATGGACAAGCTTACTAAAGAGAACCAGGATCTCAGATCCAAACAGGCCCAGCTACAGGTAACATGCAAGTACAGGTTACGGTTAAAATGTAACACTAGTGGTGAGTCTTTCCATATAAATTTAAGGTGGACTAATATCTAAAGATAAAGATTCAAATGCTGCAACAAAATTCACCATTAATTGATTTGTCATTTATTCGTCTGACTGAAGAAATTGTATTTTGTCATCGTTTCACTGTTAACCATCTTCATTATTAATTTGAGGCCTAAATGTTCCCCTTGTTGTTCATATGTTAAGTGTTTTGCTAATACTCCTTTGTGGATGCATAACAAATTATGTATTTTTGTTTTGAAACAAGGCCCAGAAAGAAGACTTGGTCGTGAAACTGAAGCAGACTGGTGAAGAGAGGGTTAAGATTGATTCTAAGCAGAGTCACCTGATGGTGGAGAACCAGCTGCTGAAGAGCTCCCTGGAGCGTGAGGAGGAGTCCCTGTCCACCCTTCAGGAGGAGCTGAGGAACCTGCGCTCCCAGATCCGAGACCTGGAGGAGACTGGGGCTGGGACCGACTCCATACTCTCTGAAAACCAGAGGCTGAAGGACCACCTGGAGGAGGAGACGCAGCGCCTCCGCAGCTTCCTGAGCCAGAGGGAGGCCCTGATGGCTGAGGCCCAGACACTGAGGAGGGAGCTGGATAATGAGCGGAGGGTGACTGACCAGCTTAGGGAGCAAATGAGCAGCCGCAACACCAGGGCTGGAGGAGAGATCGACCCGGAGACAGAAGAGCTGCAGTCACGGCTCATGGAGTTGCAGAAGAAGCTGAGCTTTGAGCAGCAGCGCTCTGACCTTTGGGAGAGGCTCTATGTGGAAACCAAAGAGGAGAGGGCCAAGGGAGACAAGCAGGCCAAAGTCAAGAGGTCCAAGGATGGCGTGATAGGGAAGGTGAAAGACACTTTTGATGCGGTGAAGAACTCCACCAAGGAGTTTGTGCACCATCACAAAGAGCAGATAACGAAAGCCAAAGAGGCTGTGAAGGAGAATCTGAGGAAGTTTTCTGATTCTGTGAAATCCACCTTCCGCCACTTCAAGGACTCTGCTTCGCGTATGATGGACAAGACTTACCGGCCTCACGATCGGAGGTTTCATGAGAGGAAGGAAGCCAAGACAGAGCAGCAGGAGCATCatagagaccatggaaacaaggACTCAGAGGAGGAACCATGGCAGCCCAGAACCCACAGGCCCCTGCATCGTCACCCTCGTAAATCCACTGATGACTCTTTCCAGGCACACCGTAACACCCGGAAGTCAGGGGGTAAAGTTGAGGAGGACCCAGAGGCTGAGCAACAACAAAGAGGAGTGCCCAAAGGTTGCTCTGGGGTTTTCGACTGTGCCTACCAAGAATCCATGAGCCTCTTCAACAAAGCCATGGACCCCATAAGAGCAGATGAGTTCAACCAGCTGCTTCACAGCTACCTCCAGCAGGAGGTTGACCACTTCCACCACTGGACTGAGCTGGAGAGCTTTATTAAAAATTTCTTTCACAACGGCGTCTTCATCCATGATCAGATGCTGTTCACAGACTTTGTTAGTGGTGTGGAAGACTACCTGGAGGACATGGATGAGTACCATGGCCACAACGATGACGTCTTTGAAGATCTTGATGAGTATGTCTACAGGCACTTCTTTGGAGATACCTACTCAAAACGTTATGGGTCAAGGTAAGTTTATAGTTTTCATAACTGTTTTTTCAGTAGGATCTTGTGAATGTTGTGCTTTACCATATTCTGACATTTCTTTTCGCCAACTCACAGTAGACCCTTTGAAGTGCCAAATACGGATACTAAAGAAGAAAGACTAGCCAAGCACCAGCAGCGCAATCAGAGGGCCCGGCCCCGGTCACAAAGAGAGAGGAAGTGGAGCAGAGCAGGacggaacacagacagacacatggctGATGTAAAAATAGAGTTGGGTCCTATGCCCTTTGATCCCAAATATTGAGAATAATCTTACCTAATGAATCTGTTTTTATAATGGCTGATATTGTAGTTGCAAAGGCTATTTAGGATGTGTTTGATGGAAAGCCTTTTCACTTCTTATTCTTCTGTTTTTGTGATTTTGCACAATGTTCTTTTAATGCTGCCGAATGTCCCCTTGCTTCCTGTGTTGTGTAAGCAATCCGTAGGTTAGTAGCAATGGTGGTGTATCTGACTGCATCTAATCTCATGCGCACAAAGAAAATTATTGCTGCAATGATAAATATGACTAACTACAGCAAGAAACATGGGAATGTTTAGTAAATCTGACAGTAGCTAACTCTGTAGTACACATTCATTGTCATCAGGTCAGCTGTTACATGTTCATGTTCTTTTTAAGAGCCATCACTGACTGTAATTTGCACAACATTTCTTATTTTTGGgccttgtttaaaaaataataataatctattaCCATTTTAATTGTCTAAATGTAGGCCTAATGTGAATGAATAATGATTAATTGGATGGATCCAACAATGGAAAGAAATACAAATTTTGTCAGTGGCATTGAGAAGTTATGCACTGACAAATACACTTTAATTTAAATTCCAAATTGTCATAAGGTGACAAATTGATAATTGTGAGATGATGGCCTAAACACTCGCTGACAATGATACAGTTGTGTGCAGTAAAACTTTAAAAGTAGCAAAACCACTGAGAAATACTTGCAAGAATGCAAGCTGGTTCCACAGTCGATTTCTATAATTTGCTGCTACGTTACATATTTGTTTAAGATGGTGAGATAAAGTGCAACTGTGTTGTCGTTAAATTGTTCAGTAACATTCCAACTATGGCTTGTTTTATTAAGGCTGATTTATTTCCTTTCATTTACAGATGTTCTGTTGAAAATGAATTGCAGCTTCCCAATAAATAAAAGTGAATATTGATTGCTTCTCCCCCCTAACATAGTGGACTGTCTGGCTAGGTGTTGCATTATTTTCAATGTTTAAAAGATCAATCTGTTATTCAGTTTTAATTATAATTTATTCCTTTACATTGCAGATCCATTTTGATTTAACTTCCCGATGGTTCAGTGCATTTTGTAAACTAGGATGCTTCTTCAAACTCGTCCTTGAGATACATGAGTAAGGGAAAATCTTTGTGCTTCTTAGAAATGTATTCGCATTCTGTTCAGTGCCTTTGATAAACTAGGATGCTTTTTCCAACTCGTCCTTCAGGAACGTGACTGGAATATTTCTGTACTTCTCATAAATCTATTCCCCTCCAAGAATGCAGAGATCTCCTGAGGACAGAAAAAGCTAATAATAAAAGTGATTGTAACAGTGAAGGAGCCATTAGTCTTGAATTACAAAATGCAGAGTATCTAACCTTCAGAACATCAAAGAACACCAGGTGTGTTGGTAGCATTGACTTATAAGGAAATGAGGTCAATCAATGATGAGGATCAGCGAAGAATCTCTCAGCTTCCTCGACATAGCTCTTGTATCCTGTgagatctggtggacattctaAGAAATGCATCTTCATTGGACAGTGGATGTGACTACAAAAATGTATATTGAATATTTACTGCACTGCCTCGGTAGCTATAAGCATGCCACAGTTCTTACTCATGCAAAAGCCCACAAAAATGGACTGTACCTGTAGAAAGGTGTAGAGTGATAGGGCATTAGAAAGAGGGCTTCAGGCAGTGGAGGGGTTGAAGGATCACTGTTGTAACACAGGGTCTGGAGGTGACCCATGACATCCAGTGTGCCTCGCTGGTGAAGCAGACCTGTGTACAGGGCTGGGACCTTATATCTGCTGTCCACTCCCACGTCAAATAGCCGTAGGTGAAGTTATTAAGGATTTAGCAGAATACACAGCCTATTGTCCACAAAAAGGTTATTAGAAGGGTACTGCTTAAACTTTCAAGAAAATTGTTGCAAGAATATTCAAAAACCATAAGATGTGCGATTTCGAGGGACTGCCAGTATTCATCCGGGACAAAGCTGGTCTGGACCAGGAAGCAGTTGATGAGACGAAATACCACAGTGAAGACACTGACATGGACCCCAAATACATCTGAGGAGAAGAAGAATAAACAAAAACACGTCAGAGTAGGCTGCCTGTGTTAGATGTGCATTGGTAATTACATCCATTATCAACTAGTCATTTGAAAGACTCAAGCATTCTGAAACTGCAAGTACAATCACCTGTTGCCTACTTCaatttc
This sequence is a window from Oncorhynchus clarkii lewisi isolate Uvic-CL-2024 chromosome 26, UVic_Ocla_1.0, whole genome shotgun sequence. Protein-coding genes within it:
- the LOC139384662 gene encoding cell cycle progression protein 1-like isoform X3 translates to MSESSSDTESSCGWTIISNEGSDIEALGPENGLECGSDLPESAVLEPELLQDQLTTLSAEFTEERGESSLNATLKEETLDEILSASEAGGEVAGDEQVTLCSSSDHSDIVTLGDTRETELGPWDEQAVEEEEGAVNEELYLGTSSSSQYTFSAAETARLMMGHWKIPQSLWDLGCQLKGQMSGSCPLSVFPAEQPVVADSSSSEDEGGVQVTPVVRRRRVRKSTTSSVAEPGEEVQESGPSDREETLEEEQKEVQEEEVQQEPRVAPPPQGHVSSTLNKCILLALVIAISMGFGHFYGTVQVQDRQKIVEKICGVNDLGNSRDLHPQCHKGPNVINKAQKEDLVVKLKQTGEERVKIDSKQSHLMVENQLLKSSLEREEESLSTLQEELRNLRSQIRDLEETGAGTDSILSENQRLKDHLEEETQRLRSFLSQREALMAEAQTLRRELDNERRVTDQLREQMSSRNTRAGGEIDPETEELQSRLMELQKKLSFEQQRSDLWERLYVETKEERAKGDKQAKVKRSKDGVIGKVKDTFDAVKNSTKEFVHHHKEQITKAKEAVKENLRKFSDSVKSTFRHFKDSASRMMDKTYRPHDRRFHERKEAKTEQQEHHRDHGNKDSEEEPWQPRTHRPLHRHPRKSTDDSFQAHRNTRKSGGKVEEDPEAEQQQRGVPKGCSGVFDCAYQESMSLFNKAMDPIRADEFNQLLHSYLQQEVDHFHHWTELESFIKNFFHNGVFIHDQMLFTDFVSGVEDYLEDMDEYHGHNDDVFEDLDEYVYRHFFGDTYSKRYGSSRPFEVPNTDTKEERLAKHQQRNQRARPRSQRERKWSRAGRNTDRHMADVKIELGPMPFDPKY
- the LOC139384662 gene encoding cell cycle progression protein 1-like isoform X2, with translation MSESSSDTESSCGWTIISNEGSDIEALGPENGLECGSDLPESAVLEPELLQDQLTTLSAEFTEERGESSLNATLKEETLDEILSASEAGGEVAGDEQVTLCSSSDHSDIVTLGDTRETELGPWDEQAVEEEEGAVNEELYLGTSSSSQYTFSAAETVFPAEQPVVADSSSSEDEGGVQVTPVVRRRRVRKSTTSSVAEPGEEVQESGPSDREETLEEEQKEVQEEEVQQEPRVAPPPQGHVSSTLNKCILLALVIAISMGFGHFYGTVQVQDRQKIVEKICGVNDLGNSRDLHPQCHKGPNVINKDVVKSLREDLKDKSDMMLSLTGIMDKLTKENQDLRSKQAQLQAQKEDLVVKLKQTGEERVKIDSKQSHLMVENQLLKSSLEREEESLSTLQEELRNLRSQIRDLEETGAGTDSILSENQRLKDHLEEETQRLRSFLSQREALMAEAQTLRRELDNERRVTDQLREQMSSRNTRAGGEIDPETEELQSRLMELQKKLSFEQQRSDLWERLYVETKEERAKGDKQAKVKRSKDGVIGKVKDTFDAVKNSTKEFVHHHKEQITKAKEAVKENLRKFSDSVKSTFRHFKDSASRMMDKTYRPHDRRFHERKEAKTEQQEHHRDHGNKDSEEEPWQPRTHRPLHRHPRKSTDDSFQAHRNTRKSGGKVEEDPEAEQQQRGVPKGCSGVFDCAYQESMSLFNKAMDPIRADEFNQLLHSYLQQEVDHFHHWTELESFIKNFFHNGVFIHDQMLFTDFVSGVEDYLEDMDEYHGHNDDVFEDLDEYVYRHFFGDTYSKRYGSSRPFEVPNTDTKEERLAKHQQRNQRARPRSQRERKWSRAGRNTDRHMADVKIELGPMPFDPKY
- the LOC139384662 gene encoding cell cycle progression protein 1-like isoform X1, yielding MSESSSDTESSCGWTIISNEGSDIEALGPENGLECGSDLPESAVLEPELLQDQLTTLSAEFTEERGESSLNATLKEETLDEILSASEAGGEVAGDEQVTLCSSSDHSDIVTLGDTRETELGPWDEQAVEEEEGAVNEELYLGTSSSSQYTFSAAETARLMMGHWKIPQSLWDLGCQLKGQMSGSCPLSVFPAEQPVVADSSSSEDEGGVQVTPVVRRRRVRKSTTSSVAEPGEEVQESGPSDREETLEEEQKEVQEEEVQQEPRVAPPPQGHVSSTLNKCILLALVIAISMGFGHFYGTVQVQDRQKIVEKICGVNDLGNSRDLHPQCHKGPNVINKDVVKSLREDLKDKSDMMLSLTGIMDKLTKENQDLRSKQAQLQAQKEDLVVKLKQTGEERVKIDSKQSHLMVENQLLKSSLEREEESLSTLQEELRNLRSQIRDLEETGAGTDSILSENQRLKDHLEEETQRLRSFLSQREALMAEAQTLRRELDNERRVTDQLREQMSSRNTRAGGEIDPETEELQSRLMELQKKLSFEQQRSDLWERLYVETKEERAKGDKQAKVKRSKDGVIGKVKDTFDAVKNSTKEFVHHHKEQITKAKEAVKENLRKFSDSVKSTFRHFKDSASRMMDKTYRPHDRRFHERKEAKTEQQEHHRDHGNKDSEEEPWQPRTHRPLHRHPRKSTDDSFQAHRNTRKSGGKVEEDPEAEQQQRGVPKGCSGVFDCAYQESMSLFNKAMDPIRADEFNQLLHSYLQQEVDHFHHWTELESFIKNFFHNGVFIHDQMLFTDFVSGVEDYLEDMDEYHGHNDDVFEDLDEYVYRHFFGDTYSKRYGSSRPFEVPNTDTKEERLAKHQQRNQRARPRSQRERKWSRAGRNTDRHMADVKIELGPMPFDPKY
- the LOC139384662 gene encoding cell cycle progression protein 1-like isoform X4, giving the protein MSESSSDTESSCGWTIISNEGSDIEALGPENGLECGSDLPESAVLEPELLQDQLTTLSAEFTEERGESSLNATLKEETLDEILSASEAGGEVAGDEQVTLCSSSDHSDIVTLGDTRETELGPWDEQAVEEEEGAVNEELYLGTSSSSQYTFSAAETVFPAEQPVVADSSSSEDEGGVQVTPVVRRRRVRKSTTSSVAEPGEEVQESGPSDREETLEEEQKEVQEEEVQQEPRVAPPPQGHVSSTLNKCILLALVIAISMGFGHFYGTVQVQDRQKIVEKICGVNDLGNSRDLHPQCHKGPNVINKAQKEDLVVKLKQTGEERVKIDSKQSHLMVENQLLKSSLEREEESLSTLQEELRNLRSQIRDLEETGAGTDSILSENQRLKDHLEEETQRLRSFLSQREALMAEAQTLRRELDNERRVTDQLREQMSSRNTRAGGEIDPETEELQSRLMELQKKLSFEQQRSDLWERLYVETKEERAKGDKQAKVKRSKDGVIGKVKDTFDAVKNSTKEFVHHHKEQITKAKEAVKENLRKFSDSVKSTFRHFKDSASRMMDKTYRPHDRRFHERKEAKTEQQEHHRDHGNKDSEEEPWQPRTHRPLHRHPRKSTDDSFQAHRNTRKSGGKVEEDPEAEQQQRGVPKGCSGVFDCAYQESMSLFNKAMDPIRADEFNQLLHSYLQQEVDHFHHWTELESFIKNFFHNGVFIHDQMLFTDFVSGVEDYLEDMDEYHGHNDDVFEDLDEYVYRHFFGDTYSKRYGSSRPFEVPNTDTKEERLAKHQQRNQRARPRSQRERKWSRAGRNTDRHMADVKIELGPMPFDPKY